From the Elusimicrobiota bacterium genome, one window contains:
- a CDS encoding DUF362 domain-containing protein gives MSKVSIVKCSTYSQNVLFDAVKHSVGLVGGIDAFVKSGEKVLLKPNLLMAAVPEKGITTHPEFIRAVIRLVKTAGGVVSLGDSYGGTSDSVDKVWGDTGMLKLAQEEGVELVKLETSGVREFKLSNGLPELYVSNTVFEFDKVISLPKLKTHALTTFTCAVKNMYGVIPGVRKSDYHRFLPSPDEFCVLLSELVIKIPPVLTIVDGIIGMEGDGPSAGILRECGLILAGSSVFEIDEVTARIMGVPDELNPMKKAYMSLGVNISPEIVGETMESAKIPGFVLPSTKSVQSILLTYLPKWLQKMLMRMFRMHMKINTKKCVLCMTCYKRCPKNAITKNRKKLKINLNTCVSCMCCHELCKYKAVDLEYTLFARVLLKIKSFGKINSNKKK, from the coding sequence ATGTCTAAAGTATCAATCGTTAAGTGCAGTACATATTCCCAGAACGTTTTGTTTGATGCGGTAAAACATAGTGTTGGCCTCGTTGGTGGGATCGATGCGTTTGTTAAATCCGGGGAGAAAGTTTTACTTAAACCCAACCTCCTGATGGCTGCGGTTCCAGAGAAAGGTATTACTACCCACCCTGAATTTATCCGCGCGGTTATCCGCCTCGTAAAAACAGCGGGCGGTGTGGTATCACTCGGGGATAGTTACGGCGGGACTTCGGATAGTGTTGATAAAGTATGGGGTGATACCGGGATGCTGAAACTCGCGCAGGAGGAAGGTGTTGAACTTGTTAAACTTGAAACTTCCGGTGTGCGTGAGTTCAAGCTTAGTAACGGGTTACCGGAGTTATACGTATCAAACACAGTGTTTGAGTTTGATAAAGTTATTTCATTGCCAAAACTTAAAACTCATGCGTTGACAACGTTTACCTGTGCGGTAAAAAATATGTATGGCGTAATCCCCGGGGTTCGTAAGTCGGATTATCATAGATTTCTCCCAAGCCCGGATGAGTTTTGTGTATTATTATCTGAACTCGTAATCAAAATTCCGCCGGTATTGACTATTGTTGACGGTATTATAGGGATGGAAGGCGATGGTCCGTCCGCCGGGATTCTGCGGGAATGCGGGTTAATCCTCGCGGGGAGTAGTGTTTTTGAGATTGATGAGGTCACTGCACGGATTATGGGCGTACCGGATGAACTTAACCCCATGAAAAAAGCGTATATGTCGTTAGGCGTAAATATATCTCCTGAAATTGTCGGGGAAACTATGGAGAGCGCTAAGATCCCGGGGTTTGTTCTTCCTTCAACAAAAAGTGTGCAGAGTATTTTGCTGACATACCTGCCGAAGTGGTTACAAAAAATGTTAATGCGTATGTTCCGCATGCATATGAAGATTAATACAAAAAAATGCGTGCTCTGCATGACCTGCTATAAGAGGTGTCCAAAAAATGCGATCACAAAAAACCGGAAGAAGCTTAAGATAAACCTCAATACTTGTGTTTCATGTATGTGCTGCCATGAGTTGTGTAAGTATAAAGCCGTGGATTTGGAGTACACATTATTTGCGCGTGTATTGTTGAAAATAAAATCGTTTGGTAAAATTAACAGTAATAAAAAGAAGTAA
- a CDS encoding aldo/keto reductase produces MKMAVLGNTGLRVSTLCFGTLPMGPLESNISIPEGAKVLRKAFELGVNFVDTAHTYRTYEYIREAKRGWDNKLIIATKFGLTAAGEVKDGVEKALNDMELDYLDIVLLHSARAEDPFVRFKETLAVLKEYKTAGKIKHIGLSSHSVVSINQAAVHPDIEVIHPLINYKGLGIISGTAEDMVNSIKIARGNGKGVYAMKVFAGGNLLDNYSESIDYIVKNEIVDSMAIGMVTEQEVAVNAEYITTGKIPSTEKDKIRTTGKHVIVLGFCKGCGKCVETCPNFAITLVDKKAVVEKEKCLICGYCGGVCPELAIRVV; encoded by the coding sequence ATGAAGATGGCAGTTTTAGGGAACACTGGGTTAAGGGTAAGCACGTTATGTTTTGGTACGCTGCCTATGGGCCCGTTGGAGAGTAATATTTCAATCCCTGAGGGTGCTAAAGTTTTGCGTAAAGCGTTTGAGCTCGGGGTTAATTTTGTGGATACCGCGCATACTTACCGCACATACGAGTATATACGTGAAGCGAAACGCGGGTGGGATAATAAACTGATTATTGCCACAAAGTTCGGCCTTACTGCCGCAGGGGAAGTTAAGGATGGGGTTGAGAAAGCGTTGAATGATATGGAACTTGACTATCTAGATATTGTACTTCTGCATAGTGCGCGTGCAGAAGATCCTTTTGTACGGTTTAAAGAAACACTTGCGGTATTAAAAGAGTATAAAACTGCGGGGAAAATTAAGCATATCGGTTTATCATCGCATTCTGTGGTTAGTATTAACCAGGCGGCAGTGCATCCGGATATCGAAGTTATACATCCGCTTATAAACTATAAAGGCCTCGGGATCATTAGCGGTACCGCAGAGGATATGGTTAACTCCATAAAAATTGCCAGGGGTAATGGTAAAGGCGTTTATGCAATGAAAGTTTTTGCCGGGGGTAACCTTCTGGATAATTATTCGGAATCAATTGATTATATTGTAAAAAATGAGATTGTTGATTCAATGGCAATCGGGATGGTTACTGAACAGGAAGTGGCAGTGAATGCTGAGTATATCACTACCGGCAAAATACCCAGTACTGAAAAGGATAAGATCAGGACAACAGGGAAACATGTTATCGTTCTCGGGTTTTGTAAAGGCTGCGGGAAGTGTGTGGAAACATGCCCGAATTTCGCGATTACCCTGGTCGATAAAAAAGCTGTGGTTGAGAAAGAAAAGTGTCTCATATGCGGGTACTGCGGCGGGGTGTGTCCCGAACTTGCAATCCGTGTGGTGTAA
- a CDS encoding sugar phosphate isomerase/epimerase has product MKLGIITSSLRMELKQSLETAKKLGADGVQLRNVGGELDPEKLNTKTAREDFLHYMQNLNLEISALCGDLGGYTNTEKIEWLIMRSKQMVDLAVDLKTNIITTHIGLLTEDETTPQYKSMFTACKELGAYAENHGCYFAAETGPEDTTLMRKLFEKIGGNGLKINYDPANLTGKGFDHFKGVEVLKDYIVHTHAKDAVRTPEGKMKEVELGEGNVDFPKYIALLNENGYNGYYTIERELRDNPVETLTRAVAFMRRMEKELKV; this is encoded by the coding sequence ATGAAATTAGGTATTATCACAAGTTCATTGAGGATGGAGCTTAAACAGTCACTGGAAACCGCAAAGAAGTTAGGCGCGGATGGCGTGCAGTTACGGAATGTCGGCGGTGAGCTTGACCCTGAGAAGTTGAATACTAAAACCGCACGGGAAGATTTTTTGCATTACATGCAAAACCTTAACCTTGAAATCTCTGCGCTGTGCGGTGATCTCGGGGGTTATACAAATACGGAGAAAATTGAGTGGCTTATCATGAGGTCAAAACAAATGGTTGACCTTGCGGTGGATCTTAAAACAAATATTATTACTACGCATATCGGTTTATTAACGGAAGATGAAACTACGCCGCAGTATAAGTCAATGTTTACCGCATGTAAGGAACTTGGTGCGTATGCGGAGAACCACGGGTGTTACTTCGCAGCGGAAACCGGCCCGGAGGATACTACGCTTATGCGTAAACTATTTGAGAAAATCGGGGGTAATGGGTTAAAGATAAACTATGACCCTGCGAATCTTACCGGTAAAGGATTTGATCATTTTAAGGGTGTGGAAGTTCTTAAGGATTATATTGTGCATACCCACGCAAAGGATGCTGTGCGGACACCTGAAGGTAAGATGAAAGAAGTGGAACTCGGGGAGGGGAATGTTGATTTCCCGAAGTATATTGCTTTACTCAACGAAAACGGGTATAACGGGTATTACACTATCGAACGTGAATTGCGGGATAACCCTGTGGAAACTCTTACCCGCGCGGTTGCGTTTATGCGCAGGATGGAGAAAGAGTTGAAAGTGTGA
- a CDS encoding sugar phosphate isomerase/epimerase family protein, translating into MLKLSVCEHLIPGDSYEKKFEVLDTNKIDAIDLDGNDLARKYDTLVEVMKISPVRISAIRTGYRGCLLDDNPEQRNLAVGDIKKLLDYAGKLNAAGVVVVPIYGAARLPDLHPLKGQLQVEEEMLTLLLSTLAEYAWKQGTRVLLQPMNRYETHLVRNVNEAVYYVNRVDHPGLRIATHVFHMNIEEPNFSDPFTTLGSMLSQIYLSDSNYQSPGYGHLNIKHVFDQLQKNGYTGYVTLDYIPSDKLDPLTELVSVTKAMYNLWW; encoded by the coding sequence ATGTTAAAACTATCAGTTTGTGAACACCTTATCCCGGGGGATAGTTACGAAAAAAAGTTTGAGGTTCTTGATACCAATAAAATTGATGCTATTGATCTTGACGGTAACGATCTTGCTAGGAAGTATGATACCCTCGTGGAGGTAATGAAAATTTCACCCGTAAGAATCTCTGCTATCCGGACAGGTTACCGCGGGTGTTTGCTAGATGACAATCCTGAACAACGTAACCTCGCGGTGGGTGATATCAAAAAATTATTGGATTACGCGGGAAAACTTAATGCTGCTGGTGTTGTGGTGGTACCGATCTACGGTGCTGCACGGTTGCCGGATCTTCATCCTCTCAAAGGGCAGTTGCAGGTGGAAGAAGAGATGCTGACACTGTTGTTATCCACGCTTGCGGAGTACGCGTGGAAACAAGGTACCCGCGTGTTGTTACAGCCAATGAACCGTTATGAAACTCATCTAGTGCGTAATGTGAACGAAGCGGTGTATTATGTTAACCGTGTCGATCATCCGGGCTTACGTATAGCAACACATGTGTTCCACATGAATATTGAGGAACCAAATTTTAGTGATCCGTTTACCACCTTGGGTAGTATGCTTTCACAAATATATCTGTCAGACTCAAACTACCAATCCCCGGGGTATGGGCATTTAAATATTAAACACGTGTTTGATCAATTACAAAAAAATGGGTATACCGGGTACGTAACACTTGACTATATCCCGTCGGATAAACTTGACCCGTTAACCGAACTTGTGAGTGTAACCAAAGCAATGTATAACCTTTGGTGGTAA